From the Eleutherodactylus coqui strain aEleCoq1 chromosome 9, aEleCoq1.hap1, whole genome shotgun sequence genome, the window TTCAGTCATTGCGATTTAAAGGGGAACACACCGTGACCCAGAAACCCTTCTAGGACCAAAAAAAAGTGTCTGTGCTTGCAGAGGAGGTTGCCAGGGGGCTACCAGAGCCGAggaccctcctgctcctcccttgAGGGTAGCTCCACAGGTGGTAAGTTCTGCTGGCAGTTCACAGTGTAGTTGCCCCCCTGGTTGTTATCCCAAATCTCTTGCCCATGGCCTGTCATAAGGCATATGGCGAAGTGCAGGAGGGTGGTAAAGGGTGGGTAACAGAGGTTAAAGTGGAAGCGTTGGGTGCCAGGTGCAGAACTCAGCTGGGTGGCAGTTGCCATGCAGTCCATGAATGATGCCCACTCATTAAAAGTAAAGCGAACTTTCACCTGGGCATTCTCTTCGGGGTCTTTCACCAAGATGTACCCACTTACCCCCCAGACAGAGACGACCACCTGCTCCAGACATACCCTCTGCTCCTCCAGCCGTGCCAGCAGCTCCGCGGGGATCTCTGCCATGACCTTCAGCACAGGAAGCTCCGGCATGGGCACTGCCACCGGGCACGTCTGCAGCCTGGCCAGAACCGCCTCGGGCACCAGCGGCTCGTCGGAGGGCACGAAGTGCTTGACACTGGCCAGGCAGAGGCCGAGGGAGTCCGCGAACTGAACCTTCTTCTTCAGCTTGAAGCAGCACAGGATGGAGTCGTCGTCCTCCTCCACCTCCGCCTCTGGGATGGAGTTACACGGCAGGGACCGTGCCCGCCGGCGGGGAGACTCCTCGGTGCTCAGCGGCTCCGGGTAGCTGGCGTCCGGGAAGTGCGTCTTGGATTCTGTCGGGCTGCGCATCCGGCCGCTGGTGTACCGGTAGCTGCTGGCCGGCTCCGCCAGGTGCAGCGCGTGCAGTCGGCGCAGCAGGGCGGGCTCCGGTAAGTCCTCAGGCTGCTGGGCGGTAAGTACTCCCGGGACTTGTTCGTCTTCCTCCCAGTCGTTCATGGTAGATGAGCGCTCCGGTGGGTGTCCGGTTGCTAGTGGAGGAGCAGCCGGCTCTGTGTTCTCCTGCTCCGCCAGCGGGACGCGCAGACTCTGCGGCTCCATCTGGGACAGGTAGCTTTATACTGCTGCGCGGAAGTCAGCCGCCATGTCCGGTACGTCAGCGCTACCGGCCGCTTATACTGAGGGGCGAGCAGAGCTGCCATCCCTCCCTCTCCGCCCCCGGGGATAGCGGCCGTGcacagcagcgtggagcagcagCAGGCGGGGAGCGGCCGCCCTCCCCTCATGATGGCCGCGGGGAGCGACGGACGGACGGCGTCGAGAGctcctgactgactgactgccgGGACAGCCGAGAcatcctcactgactgactgactgacgggacagccgagacctcctcactgactcactgactgactgactgactgacgggacagccgagacctcctcactgactgactgacgggacagccgagacctcctcactgactgactgactgacgggacagccgagacctcctcactgactgactgactgacgggacagccgagacctcctcactgactgactgactgactgactgactgacgggacagccgagacctcctcactgactggctgactgacgggacagccgagacctcctcactgactgactgacgggacagccgagacctcctcactgactgactgactgacgggacagccgagacctcctcactgactgactgactgactgactgacgggacagccgagacctcctcactgactgactgactgactgacgggacagccgagacctcctcactgactgactgacgggacagccgagacctcctcactgactgacagactgaAGAGACAGCCGAGACATCCTCACTGTCTGACTGACAGCCGAGACATCCTCACTGTCTGACTGACAGCCGAGACATCCTCACTGTCTGACTGacagccgagacctcctcactGTCTGACTGacagccgagacctcctcactgactgactgacagccgagacctcctcactgactgactgacagccgagacctcctcactgactgactgacagccgagacctcctcactgactgactgacagccgagacctcctccctgactgactgacagccgagacctcctcattcactgactgactgactgactgactgactgactgactgactgccgggacagccgagacctcctcactgtctgactgaagagacagccgagacctcctcactcactgactgactgactgactgacggacgggacagccgagacctcctcactgtctgactgaagagacagccgagacctcctcactgactgactgacggacgggacagccgagacctcctcactcactcactgactgactgactgactgactgactgacgggacagccgagacctcctcactgtctgactgaagagacagccgagacctcctcactGACTGACGGACGGGACAGCTGAGacctcctcactgactgactgactgacgggacagccgagacctcctcactgactgactgacgggacagccgagacctcctcactaactgactgactgactgccgAGAAAGCCGAGacctcctcactgactgactgactgactgatggGACAGCCGAGAactcctcactgactgactgacggacgggacagccgagacctcctcactgactgactgactgactgccgGGACAGCCGAGACCTGCTCACTGTCTGACTGAAGAGacagccgagacctcctcactcactcactgactgactgacggacgggacagccgagacctcctcactcactcactcactgactcactgactgactgactgactgacgggacagccgagacctcctcactgtctgactgaagagacagccgagacctcctcactgactgactgactgacggacGGGACAGCTGAGacctcctcactgactgactgactgacgggacagccgagacctcctcactgactgactgacgggacagccgagacctcctcactaactgactgactgactgccgAGAAAGCCGAGacctcctcactgactgactgactggacaaccgagacctcctcactgactgactgactgactgactgacgggacagccgagacctcctcactcactgactgacgggacagccgagacctcctcactcactcactcactcactcactcactcactcactgactgatggGACAGCCGAGAccgcctcactgactgactgattgacgggacagccgagacctcctcactgtctgactgaagagacagccgagacctcctcactgactgactgactgacggacgggacagccgagacctcctcactcactgactgactgactgacgggacagccgagacctcctcactgtctgactgaagagacagccgagacctcctcactgactgactgactgacggacgggacagccgagacctcctcactgactgactgacgggacagccgagacctcctcactaactgactgactgactgccgAGAAAGCCGAGacctcctcactgactgactgactgacgggacagccgagacctcctcactgactgactgactgacgggacagccgagacctcctcactgactgactgactggacaaccgagacctcctcactgactgactgacgggacagccgagacctccccactcactgactgacgggacagccgagacctcctcactcactcactcactcactcactcactcactgactgatggGACAGCCGAGAccgcctcactgactgactgattgacgggacagccgagacctcctcactgactgactcactcacgggacagccgagacctcctcactgactgactcactgacgggACAGCCGAGTCCTCGTCACTGAGTGACGGACGGGACAGCCGAGTCCTCGTCACTGAGTGACGGACGGGACAGCCGAGTCCTCGTCACTGAGTGACGGACGGGACAGCCGAGTCCTCGTCACTGAGTGACGGACGGGACAGCCGAGTCCTCGTCACTGAGTGACGGACGGGACAGCCGAGTCCTCGTCACTGAGTGACGGTCGGGACCGCCGAGACCTCGTCACTGAGTGACGGACGGGACCGCCGAGTCCTCGTCACTGAGTGACGGTCGGGACCGCCGAGACCTCGTCACTGAGTGACGGTCGGGACCGCCGAGACCTCGTCACTGAGTGACGGACGGGACCGCCGAGACCTCGTCACTGAGTGACGGACGGGACCGCCGAGACCTCGTCACTGAGTGACGGACGGGACCGCCGAGACCTCGTCACTGAGTGACGGACGGGACCGCCGAGACCTCGTCACTGAGTGACGGACGGGACCGCCGAGACCTCGTCACTGAGTGACGGACGGGACCGCCGAGACCTCGTCACTGAGTGACGGACGGGACCGCCGAGACCTCGTCACTGAGTGACGGACGGGACCGCCGAGACCTCGTCACTGAGTGACGGACGGGACCGCCGAGACCTCGTCACTGAGTGACGGACGGGACCGCCGAGACCTCGTCACTGAGTGACGGACGGGACCGCCGAGACCTCGTCACTGAGTGACGGACGGGACCGCCGAGACCTCGTCACTGAGTGACGGACGGGACCGCCGAGACCTCGTCACTGAGTGACGGACGGGACCGCCGAGACCTCGTCACTGAGTGACGGACGGGACCGCCGAGACCTCGTCACTGAGTGACGGACGGGACCGCCGAGACCTCGTCACTGAGTGACGGACGGGCCCGCCGAGACCtcgtcactgactgactgactgacgggtgagccgagacctcctcactgacttactgactgacgggtgagccgagacctcctcactgacttactgactgacgggtgagccgagacctcctcactgactgactgactgacgggacagccgagacctcctcactgactgactgactgacgggacagccgagacctcctcagtgactgactgactgactggcggacgggacagccgagacctcctcagtgactgactgactgacgggacagccgagacctcctcagtgactgactgactggcggacgggacagccgagacctcctcagtgactgactgactggcggaCGGGACACCCGAGACCTCCTCAGTGACTGGCGGACGGGACACCCGAGACCTCCTCAGTGACTGGCGGACGGGACACCCGAGACCTCCTCAGTGACTGGCGGACGGGACACCCGAGACCTCCTCAGTGACTGGCGGACGGGACACCCGAGACCTCCTCAGTGACTGGCGGACGGGACACCCGAGACCTCCTCAGTGACTGGCGGACGGGACACCCGAGACCTCCTCAGTGACTGGCGGACGGGACACCCGAGACCTCCTCAGTGACTGGCGGACGGGACACCCGAGACCTCCTCAGTGACTGGCGGACGGGACACCCGAgacctcctcactcactcactgactgactgactgactgactgactgactgacgggacacccgagacctcctcactcactcactcactgactgactgactgactgacggacggacgggacagccgagacctcctcactgactgactgacgggacagccgagacctcctcactaactgactgactgactgccgAGAAAGCCGAGacctcctcactgactgactgactgacgggacagccgagacctcctcactgactgactgactgacgggacagccgagacctcctcactgactgactgactggacaACCGAGACCTCCTCACGGACTGACTGACGGGacagccgagacctcctcactcactgactgacgggacagccgagacctcctcactcactcactcactcactcactgactgatggGACAGCCGAGAccgcctcactgactgactgattgacgggacagccgagacctcctcactgactgactcactcactggacagccgagacctcctcactgactgactcactgacgggACAGCCGAGTCCTCGTCACTGAGTGACGGACGGGACAGCCGAGTCCTCGTCACTGAGTGACGGACGGGACAGCCGAGTCCTCGTCACTGAGTGACGGACGGGACAGCCGAGTCCTCGTCACTGAGTGACGGACGGGACAGCCGAGTCCTCGTCACTGAGTGACGGACGGGACAGCCGAGTCCTCGTCACTGAGTGACGGACGGGACAGCCGAGTCCTCGTCACTGAGTGACGGACGGGACAGCCGAGTCCTCGTCACTGAGTGACGGACGGGACAGCCGAGTCCTCGTCACTGAGTGACGGACGGGACAGCCGAGTCCTCGTCACTGAGTGACGGACGGGACCGCCGAGTCCTCGTCACTGAGTGACGGACGGGACCGCCGAGTCCTCGTCACTGAGTGACGGACGGGACCGCCGAGTCCTCGTCACTGAGTGACGGACGGGACCGCCGAGTCCTCGTCACTGAGTGACGGACGGGACCGCCGAGACCTCGTCACTGACTGACGGACGGGACCGCCGAGACCtcgtcactgactgactgacgggaCCGCCGAGACCtcgtcactgactgactgactgacgggtgagccgagacctcctcactgactgactgactgacgggacagccgagacctcctcactgactgactgactgacgggacagccgagacctcctcagtgactgactgactggcggaCGGGACACCCGAGACCTcctcagtgactgactgactgactggcggacgggacagccgagacctcctcagtgactgactgactgacgggacagccgagacctcctcagtgactgactgactggcggacgggacagccgagacctcctcagtgactgactgactggcggaCGGGACACCCGAGACCTcctcagtgactgactgactggcggaCGGGACACCCGAGACCTCCTCAGTGACTGGCGGACGGGACACCCGAGACCTCCTCAGTGACTGGCGGACGGGACACCCGAGACCTCCTCAGTGAGTGACGGACGGGACCGCCGAGACCTCGTCACTGAGTGACGGACGGGACCGCCGAGACCTCGTCACTGAGTGACGGACGGGACCGCCGAGACCTCGTCACTGAGTGACGGACGGGACCGCCGAGACCTCGTCACTGAGTGACGGACGGGACCGCCGAGACCTCGTCACTGAGTGACGGACGGGACCGCCGAGACCTCGTCACTGAGTGACGGACGGGACCGCCGAGACCTCGTCACTGAGTGACGGACGGGACCGCCGAGACCTCGTCACTGAGTGACGGACGGGACCGCCGAGACCTCGTCACTGAGTGACGGACGGGACCGCCGAGACCTCGTCACTGAGTGACGGACGGGACCGCCGAGACCTCGTCACTGAGTGACGGACGGGACCGCCGAGACCTCGTCACTGAGTGACGGACGGGACCGCCGAGACCtcgtcactgactgactgacgggaCCGCCGAGACCtcgtcactgactgactgactgacgggtgagccgagacctcctcactgactgactgactgacgggtgagccgagacctcctcactgactgactgactgacgggacagccgagacctcctcactgactgactgactgacgggacagccgagacctcctcagtgactgactgactggcggaCGGGACACCCGAGACCTcctcagtgactgactgactgactggcggacgggacagccgagacctcctcagtgactgactgactgacgggacagccgagacctcctcagtgactgactgactggcggacgggacagccgagacctcctcagtgactgactgactggcggacgggacagccgagacctcctcagtgactgactgactggcggaCGGGACACCCGAGACCTCCTCAGTGACTGGCGGACGGGACACCCGAGACCTCCTCAGTGACTGGCGGACGGGACACCCGAGACCTCCTCAGTGAGTGACGGACGGGACCGCCGAGACCTCGTCACTGAGTGACGGACGGGACCGCCGAGACCTCGTCACTGAGTGACGGACGGGACCGCCGAGACCTCGTCACTGAGTGACGGACGGGACCGCCGAGACCTCGTCACTGAGTGACGGACGGGACCGCCGAGACCTCGTCACTGAGTGACGGACGGGACCGCCGAGACCTCGTCACTGAGTGACGGACGGGACCGCCGAGACCTCGTCACTGAGTGACGGACGGGACCGCCGAGACCTCGTCACTGAGTGACGGACGGGACCGCCGAGACCTCGTCACTGAGTGACGGACGGGACCGCCGAGACCTCGTCACTGAGTGACGGACGGGACCGCCGAGACCTCGTCACTGAGTGACGGACGGGACCGCCGAGACCTCGTCACTGAGTGACGGACGGGACCGCCGAGACCTCGTCACTGAGTGACGGACGGGACCGCCGAGACCTCGTCACTGAGTGACGGACGGGACCGCCGAGACCTCGTCACTGAGTGACGGACGGGACCGCCGAGACCTCGTCACTGAGTGACGGACGGGACCGCCGAGACCTCGTCACTGAGTGACGGACGGGACCGCCGAGACCTCGTCACTGAGTGACGGACGGGACCGCCGAGACCTCGTCACTGAGTGACGGACGGGACCGCCGAGACCTCGTCACTGAGTGACGGACGGGACCGCCGAGACCTCGTCACTGAGTGACGGACGGGACCGCCGAGACCtcgtcactgactgactgactgacgggaccgccgagacctcctcactgactgactgactgacgggtgagccgagacctcctcactgactgactgactgacgggtgagccgagacctcctcactgactgactgactgacgggacagccgagacctcctcactgactgactgactgacgggacagccgagacctcctcagtgactgactgactggcggacgggacagccgagacctcctcagtgactgactggcggacgggacagccgagacctcctcagtgactgactgactgactggcggacgggacagccgagacctcctcagtgactgactgactAGCGGACGGGACACCCGAGACCTCCTCAGTGACTGGCGGACGGGACACCCGAGACCTCCTCAGTGACTGGCGGACGGGACACCCGAGACCTCCTCAGTGACTGGCGGACGGGACACCCGAGACCTCCTCAGTGACTGGCGGACGGGACACCCGAGACCTCCTCAGTGACTGGCGGACGGGACACCCGAGACCTCCTCAGTGACTGGCGGACGGGACACCCGAGACCTCCTCAGTGACTGGCGGACGGGACACCCGAGACCTCCTCAGTGACTGGCGGACGGGACACCCGAGACCTCCTCAGTGACTGGCGGACGGGACAGCCGAGACCTCCTCAGTGACTGGCGGACGGGACAGCCGAGACCTCCTCAGTGACTGGCGGACGGGACAGCCGAGACCTCCTCAGTGACTGGCGGACGGGACAGCCGAGACCTCCTCAGTGACTGGCGGACGGGACAGCCGAGACCTCCTCAGTGACTGGCGGACGGGACAGCCGAGACCTCCTCAGTGACTGGCGGACGGGACAGCCGAGACCTCCTCAGTGACTGGCGGACGGGACAGCCGAGACCTCCTCAGTGACTGGCGGACGGGACAGCCGAGACCTCCTCAGTGACTGGCGGACGGGACAGCCGAGACCTCCTCAGTGACTGGCGGACGGGACAGCCGAGACCTCCTCAGTGACTGGCGGACGGGACAGCCGAGACCTCCTCAGTGACTGGCGGACGGGACAGCCGAGACCTCCTCAGTGACTGGCGGACGGGACAGCCGAGACCTCCTCAGTGACTGGCGGACGGGACAGCCGAGACCTCCTCAGTGACTGGCGGACGGGACAGCCGAGACCTCCTCAGTGACTGGCGGACGGGACAGCCGAGACCTCCTCAGTGACTGGCGGACGGGACAGCCGAGACCTCCTCAGTGACTGGCGGACGGGACAGCCGAGACCTCCTCAGTGACTGGCGGACGGGACAGCCGAGATCTCCTCACCTGCCGCCTCGCTGACGGACGGGACAGCCGAGATCTCCTCACCTGCCGCCTCGCTGACGGACGGGACAGCCGAGATCTCCTCACCTGCCGCCTCGCTGACGGACGGGACAGCCGAGATCTCCTCACCTGCCGCCTCGCTGACGGACGGGACAGCGCCGATGGCTCCCGCCTCGCTGACGGACGGGACAGCGCCGATGGCTCCCGCCTCGCTGACGGACGGGACAGCGCCGATGGCTCCCGCCTCGCTGATGGACGGGACAGCGCCGATGGCTCCCGCCTCGCTGACGGACGGGACAGCGCCGATGGCTCCCGCCTCGCTGACGGACGGGACAGCGCCGATGGCTCCCGCCTCGCTGACGGACGGGACAGCACGGAGACCTCACGGATAGATTGCACTAGTCATGACGGTTATTGGAGCCAGTGGTGAACACTATTATAGGTGTAATAGGATGGGAGCAGCCATGACAGAGCCTGAGAGCGTGCGGGTGaggtgttgcccctagcaacagAGCCGGTAATAGTCCGTCCATACTAAGACTGGGCTCACATGAATGTTGGTATAGTGTATTTGGCGCACagaatacactgtaccaatctcACATTCgcggccatgttgccgctcacataaATTGTGCAAAAGACGTGCGCAAGGAAAttttcagcatgttctatcttggcgcatatacAGTGTACATGGCGATTGGCGGCCCGAGGACGTGCTGCATGTCGCAGGCAGCATGCTTAAAGAtactcatgtgaatgcagccttaggctggtgtcacacaggTGATCCGGATTCCGTATGCGTGAGCCCGCTGCAGAATCCATCGCTGACCCCGGCCGGCAACCCTACGTACCTCcactttctgtattgcggatgactgtggacgctcgccgtcagacatgcgcagtacaggttttattttacaatatttattcttCGGGCGCCGTGGTTAGGTGATGATGCGGATAATCatggcctatctgcaatgtcaatggaagccgtctgtgcggatttcgtagaaaaatagagcatgctgcaaccgACCCTTGCAGAAACCTTAAGGATTTGGCTTTTATATCTTCTCTATGTTTAATTCTGCTGTGGTAACGTGCGGAAAAAGCCGCTTatacgctgcatttctgcaaccATAAAATCCACGCCACACACATAGTTGGGACTTGTTCACACCAGTGTATATGCACagcgtattacacatgcaaatatgcgcttgtaatatgcagtgaatagaacccattaaatcCAAACGATTTGGTGAAGTGGATCATAGGGCGAAGCACAGTAATTAGCTGACTCTTTCCGCTCCCAAAGGACTCTTcatttaaccccctagtgacaagCCTACTTTTTGCCTTTAAATTAAATCTGTCAAATCCCCACAGCATCATAAAGTAAGTTATGGGACTTTTGGGGAGGTGACAAGGAGCTGggtgatttattttttatactcccctgcTCCCACGATCCAGCAGTTTTCCCCTCTGAAGTTGGAGTGTGgcagatggtgtaaaaagaagagaaaaataaagtacaaaaaataaaaaaagtttaaaaatttaaaaaacccttttttatgctttttctcatattagcagaattttttatttttttttaaatcccacatatttggtatcgacgcgtcaataacgacgtgtacaataaattgaatgcgcttattatcctgcacggcaaaaagcattaaagaAAGCTAaaaaagtgaggcaaaatgctaaaaaaaaacgcaataaaagtgattaaaaaaaacatgtgtaccccaaaatggtaccaataaaaactatagctcgtctcgcaaaaataagccctcatagagctccgtccatggaaaaataaaaaggttacagggctttaaatgcagtgagtttaggaaaaaataataataaagggtttttattgtggaaaaagattttaaaaaatataagaattttggtatcgttgtaaccgtacccacccgcagaaaaaatgtattgtgtcatttatgctgcataattaacgctttaaaaaaacccaaacaatctatggcagaattgatgcgttttctctccccacgatcataaaaaaaaaaaaaaaaaagttttgcaatgtagtctatgtacccaaaagtggtacCAAATGGTACcatgctaaaaacaagcccttatacggccgcatcgacggaaaaataaagttatggctttt encodes:
- the PPP1R3G gene encoding protein phosphatase 1 regulatory subunit 3G; translated protein: MEPQSLRVPLAEQENTEPAAPPLATGHPPERSSTMNDWEEDEQVPGVLTAQQPEDLPEPALLRRLHALHLAEPASSYRYTSGRMRSPTESKTHFPDASYPEPLSTEESPRRRARSLPCNSIPEAEVEEDDDSILCCFKLKKKVQFADSLGLCLASVKHFVPSDEPLVPEAVLARLQTCPVAVPMPELPVLKVMAEIPAELLARLEEQRVCLEQVVVSVWGVSGYILVKDPEENAQVKVRFTFNEWASFMDCMATATQLSSAPGTQRFHFNLCYPPFTTLLHFAICLMTGHGQEIWDNNQGGNYTVNCQQNLPPVELPSREEQEGPRLW